Proteins encoded by one window of Verrucomicrobiia bacterium:
- the aceE gene encoding pyruvate dehydrogenase (acetyl-transferring), homodimeric type: protein MSNTKRNTGASQGSASVSEQDSHWLESLEYVVSAVLREKSAKGSHLLLDRLIKRLRDNGVQAPDLVATPYINTIPPEEETAYPGDREVERRIKSYIRWNAMAMVVKANRLHNGLGGHISTFASSATLYEVGFNHFFRGWGGNEPGDFLYFQGHASPGAYGRAYLERRLDAKHLHNFRQELAEGGGLSSYPHPYLMPNFWQFPTVSMGLGPIMSIYQARFNRYLRNRGFLPEGARESKIWCFVGDGEIDEPESLGALTLPARDNLDNLCWVVNCNLQRLDGPVRGNGKIIQELEGVFRGAGWNVVKVIWGSQWDELLQRDTTGLLRKRMEEVVDGEYQKYSVESGAYIRKNFFGKYPELLQLVNHMTDEQIHKILRGGHDPQKVYNAYKNAVDTKGRPTVILAKTVKGYGLGEAGEGRNITHQQKKLNEKELREFRARFNIPIPDEDVVDAPFYRPPVDSKENEYLISRRKSLGGFLPERKIRAKPLNVPGIEYFQEFLNSPGTQEASTTMAFVRILSRLLRNPDIGRNIVPIIPDEARTFGMDGLFREIGIYSPKGQLYEPVDSESLLYYQESKDGQILEEGINEAGSMSSFIAAGTSYATHGFSMIPFFIYYSMFGFQRVGDLIWLAGDIKAKGFLLGATSGRTTLNGEGLQHQDGHSLLAASTIATCYAYDPAFAYELAVIFEDGMRRMYKEGEDIFYYITLYNENYAQVPMPEGAREGILQGLYKFRKAASEKGPKVQIFGSGSILLSALKAQEILAEKYGVSADVWSATSYKRLRNEALAARRWNMLHPEETPKKSYLEKTLEKEKGAFVAVSDNMKIVPGQIQDWVPGGLFCLGTDGFGRSETRENLRRFFEVDAESTVIACLYALAQKGEIKPKVVSQAIKDLGVDPEKVYPICH, encoded by the coding sequence ATGTCCAATACGAAACGCAATACCGGCGCCTCCCAGGGTTCGGCGTCTGTCTCCGAACAGGATAGCCATTGGCTCGAATCCCTGGAATACGTCGTCTCCGCCGTCCTCAGAGAAAAGTCCGCCAAGGGTTCGCATCTTCTCCTCGACCGTTTGATCAAGCGCCTTCGCGACAACGGCGTCCAGGCCCCGGACCTCGTGGCCACTCCTTATATTAATACGATCCCGCCGGAAGAAGAGACGGCCTATCCGGGCGACCGCGAAGTGGAGCGGCGAATTAAAAGCTACATCCGCTGGAACGCCATGGCCATGGTCGTCAAAGCCAACCGCCTGCACAACGGCCTGGGCGGCCACATTTCGACCTTTGCTTCGTCGGCCACGCTTTATGAAGTCGGCTTCAATCATTTCTTCCGCGGCTGGGGCGGCAACGAGCCCGGCGACTTCCTTTATTTCCAGGGCCATGCTTCTCCGGGCGCTTACGGCCGCGCCTATCTCGAACGCCGGCTGGATGCCAAGCACCTGCATAATTTCCGGCAGGAACTCGCCGAAGGCGGGGGACTCTCTTCTTATCCGCATCCTTACCTCATGCCGAATTTCTGGCAATTCCCGACCGTGTCGATGGGCCTTGGCCCGATCATGTCGATTTACCAGGCGCGTTTCAACCGCTATCTCCGCAACCGTGGGTTTCTCCCGGAAGGCGCGCGCGAATCCAAGATCTGGTGCTTTGTCGGTGACGGCGAAATCGACGAACCCGAATCGCTCGGCGCGCTCACGCTTCCCGCGCGTGACAATCTCGACAACCTTTGCTGGGTCGTGAACTGCAACCTGCAGCGTCTCGACGGCCCGGTGCGCGGCAACGGCAAGATCATCCAGGAACTCGAAGGCGTTTTCCGCGGCGCGGGCTGGAACGTCGTGAAGGTGATCTGGGGCTCGCAGTGGGATGAACTCCTGCAGCGCGACACCACGGGTCTTCTGCGCAAGCGCATGGAAGAAGTGGTCGACGGCGAATACCAGAAATATTCCGTGGAATCCGGCGCGTACATCCGCAAAAACTTTTTCGGGAAATATCCCGAGCTCCTGCAGCTGGTCAACCACATGACCGACGAGCAGATCCACAAGATCCTGCGCGGCGGCCATGATCCGCAAAAAGTCTACAACGCGTACAAGAACGCGGTGGACACCAAGGGCCGTCCGACGGTTATTCTTGCGAAAACCGTGAAAGGCTACGGCCTCGGCGAAGCGGGCGAAGGCCGCAACATCACGCACCAGCAGAAAAAGCTGAACGAAAAAGAACTGCGTGAATTCCGCGCGCGGTTCAACATTCCGATTCCCGACGAAGACGTGGTCGACGCGCCGTTTTACCGGCCGCCGGTCGACAGCAAGGAAAACGAATACCTCATCAGCCGCCGCAAGTCGCTGGGGGGATTTCTGCCGGAGCGCAAGATTCGCGCGAAGCCGCTGAACGTCCCGGGCATCGAATACTTCCAGGAATTTTTGAATTCCCCGGGCACGCAGGAAGCCTCCACGACCATGGCATTCGTCCGTATTCTGAGCCGGCTGCTCCGGAACCCGGACATAGGCCGCAACATCGTGCCGATCATTCCGGACGAAGCGCGCACGTTCGGCATGGACGGCCTTTTCCGCGAGATCGGCATTTATTCGCCCAAGGGCCAGCTGTACGAACCCGTGGACAGCGAGAGCCTCCTTTATTATCAGGAATCCAAGGACGGCCAGATCCTCGAAGAGGGGATCAACGAGGCCGGCTCCATGAGTTCGTTCATCGCGGCCGGCACCAGCTACGCGACGCACGGCTTTTCCATGATTCCGTTTTTCATCTATTACTCGATGTTCGGTTTCCAGCGCGTCGGCGATCTCATCTGGCTCGCGGGCGACATCAAGGCCAAGGGATTTTTGCTCGGCGCCACGTCCGGACGCACCACGCTGAACGGCGAAGGCCTGCAGCACCAGGACGGCCACAGCCTCCTGGCTGCGAGCACCATCGCGACCTGCTATGCGTACGATCCGGCTTTCGCGTACGAGCTTGCCGTGATTTTCGAGGACGGCATGCGCCGCATGTACAAGGAAGGCGAGGACATCTTCTATTACATCACGCTTTACAACGAGAATTACGCGCAGGTGCCCATGCCCGAAGGCGCACGGGAAGGCATCCTTCAGGGACTTTATAAGTTCCGCAAAGCCGCGTCCGAAAAAGGCCCGAAGGTGCAGATCTTCGGAAGTGGTTCGATCCTTTTGTCGGCGCTGAAGGCGCAGGAAATTCTCGCGGAGAAATACGGCGTGTCCGCGGACGTGTGGAGCGCGACAAGCTACAAGCGCCTGAGAAACGAAGCTCTCGCGGCCCGGCGTTGGAACATGCTGCATCCGGAAGAGACGCCGAAAAAGTCGTATCTCGAAAAGACGCTGGAAAAAGAAAAAGGCGCGTTCGTCGCGGTCTCGGACAACATGAAGATCGTCCCGGGCCAGATCCAGGATTGGGTTCCCGGCGGCCTGTTCTGCCTCGGCACGGACGGCTTCGGAAGAAGCGAAACGCGCGAGAATCTCCGGCGGTTTTTCGAAGTGGACGCGGAAAGCACGGTCATTGCCTGCCTCTACGCGCTCGCCCAGAAAGGCGAGATCAAGCCCAAGGTCGTTTCCCAGGCCATCAAGGATCTCGGCGTCGACCCCGAAAAAGTTTATCCGATCTGCCATTAA
- a CDS encoding HAD family hydrolase has product MKKTRASKPPALTQNIIGIVYDFDGTLSPNNMQEDTIFRAYGINKDEFWAKADRLVKEKGYERTLAYLKLLIHDGAFRDKPLQREDLKALACQIEYYPGVKDYFDNLARFQNSIPEVEKLGITVEHYVVSSGMKEILEGADIYRFFKRVYACEYEYDSKGPVFPKLVINDTNKTQFLFRIVKGKLDLNEDVNSHMPDSERRIPFSNLLYIGDSFTDIPSMTVMQRYRGSAIAVFDPRHAVPPKVMDMVHERRADHFAPADYREGSLLIKIIHTALKKIIYHMAYDDSCRMSQDWVKRNKDLALKGSL; this is encoded by the coding sequence ATGAAAAAGACTCGCGCTTCCAAACCTCCGGCGCTCACCCAGAACATCATCGGCATCGTTTACGATTTCGATGGCACGCTGTCCCCGAACAACATGCAGGAAGACACGATCTTTCGCGCCTACGGCATCAATAAGGACGAGTTTTGGGCCAAGGCCGACCGTCTGGTCAAAGAAAAAGGCTATGAGCGCACGCTGGCCTATTTGAAGCTTCTCATTCACGACGGCGCGTTCCGCGACAAGCCGCTGCAGCGCGAGGACCTGAAGGCGCTCGCCTGCCAGATCGAATATTATCCGGGCGTGAAAGATTATTTCGATAATCTCGCCCGATTCCAAAACAGCATTCCGGAAGTCGAGAAGCTGGGAATCACGGTCGAGCATTACGTGGTTTCGAGCGGCATGAAGGAAATCCTGGAAGGCGCGGACATCTACCGTTTTTTCAAACGTGTTTACGCCTGTGAATACGAGTACGACTCAAAAGGCCCCGTGTTTCCGAAGCTCGTCATCAACGACACGAACAAGACGCAATTTCTTTTCCGCATCGTGAAAGGAAAGCTCGACCTCAACGAAGACGTGAATTCGCATATGCCGGATTCGGAACGCAGGATTCCTTTCAGTAACCTGCTTTACATCGGCGACAGTTTTACGGACATTCCGTCCATGACGGTCATGCAGCGTTATCGGGGCAGCGCGATCGCGGTTTTTGACCCGCGTCATGCCGTGCCCCCCAAAGTCATGGACATGGTCCATGAGCGCCGCGCCGACCACTTCGCGCCCGCGGATTATCGTGAAGGATCTCTTTTGATCAAGATCATCCACACGGCATTAAAGAAGATCATCTATCACATGGCCTACGACGATTCCTGCCGCATGTCGCAAGATTGGGTCAAGCGCAACAAGGACTTAGCGCTGAAGGGGAGCCTTTAA
- a CDS encoding SPOR domain-containing protein translates to MSKITSALEKVQKLSRSEQTSSGPHSVFVGPLYEKLRTPTRFERFMAFLSKARFVLIGAGAILSLVVFMFGVHQGMKIEKAITAGVPVSRTKAFAEAKASPKTPAKPAHAAKKFNFFAPAPTGPLTLQLISYKSQSRADEEINKLKAEGYAAFRVKQGRYYLVCIERFDTQSQAPSIKERLQKDGLLRKYPGAFVRNAEV, encoded by the coding sequence ATGAGCAAAATCACTTCAGCTCTCGAAAAAGTCCAAAAGCTTTCGCGCTCCGAGCAAACGTCGTCGGGCCCGCACTCGGTTTTTGTGGGACCTTTGTACGAAAAGCTTCGCACGCCCACGCGCTTCGAACGCTTCATGGCATTTCTTTCGAAGGCGCGTTTCGTCCTGATCGGCGCGGGAGCGATCCTGTCGCTGGTGGTTTTTATGTTCGGCGTGCACCAGGGCATGAAAATCGAAAAGGCGATTACCGCCGGCGTTCCCGTTTCCCGGACCAAGGCCTTTGCGGAAGCCAAGGCCTCGCCCAAAACGCCGGCCAAACCCGCTCATGCCGCGAAGAAGTTCAATTTCTTCGCGCCGGCGCCCACAGGCCCCTTGACACTTCAGCTGATTTCCTATAAAAGCCAGAGCCGGGCCGATGAAGAAATCAACAAATTGAAGGCTGAAGGCTATGCCGCATTCCGCGTCAAACAAGGCAGGTATTACCTGGTCTGCATCGAACGTTTCGACACGCAGAGCCAGGCCCCTTCGATTAAAGAGCGCCTCCAGAAAGACGGCCTCCTTAGAAAATATCCCGGCGCTTTCGTCCGCAACGCGGAAGTTTAA
- a CDS encoding RNA-binding S4 domain-containing protein produces the protein MTEITIKGPFIELSKLLKYSGLAQTGGEAKLAIEHGEIKLNGVVETRKGRKVRDSDRVEWAGRVITIKCRTSPLPG, from the coding sequence ATGACTGAAATCACCATCAAGGGACCTTTCATCGAGCTTTCCAAACTCCTCAAATACAGCGGGCTTGCCCAAACCGGCGGCGAAGCCAAACTGGCCATCGAGCACGGGGAAATCAAATTGAACGGCGTGGTGGAAACCCGCAAGGGGCGTAAAGTCCGGGATTCTGACCGCGTGGAGTGGGCGGGCCGCGTCATCACGATCAAATGCCGGACGTCACCGCTTCCAGGCTAA
- a CDS encoding GDSL-type esterase/lipase family protein, whose product MTSNLNAAPSLTIMGLGDSTTAGTPQFFSPREVPPDGQGNPESQYSYWMMKKHPEWKVLNRGVRGQRSDQIRSRFDYEVAETKPDIMIILAGVNDLYQGAALKDIKKNLEIMYNKAADLGIAVIACTILPYNGADENVRRGMQEVNAWIRETAQRRGMGFCDTYAVVESPDRPGELSSSYDGLHPDVAGYRRIGEALAATLEAWAKSSQAAS is encoded by the coding sequence ATGACTTCAAATCTGAATGCGGCACCTTCTTTGACCATCATGGGCCTCGGAGATTCGACGACCGCGGGCACGCCGCAGTTTTTTTCGCCGCGTGAGGTTCCGCCCGACGGGCAGGGTAATCCCGAAAGCCAGTATTCGTACTGGATGATGAAAAAACATCCGGAATGGAAAGTGCTGAACCGCGGCGTGCGCGGCCAGCGCAGCGACCAGATCCGCTCCCGTTTCGATTACGAAGTCGCCGAAACAAAGCCGGACATCATGATCATTCTCGCGGGCGTCAACGACCTGTACCAGGGGGCTGCGTTGAAGGACATCAAAAAAAATCTGGAGATCATGTATAACAAAGCCGCGGACCTCGGCATTGCGGTGATCGCCTGCACGATCCTGCCCTACAACGGCGCGGACGAAAACGTGCGGCGCGGCATGCAGGAAGTCAATGCGTGGATCCGCGAAACCGCGCAGCGCCGCGGGATGGGATTCTGCGACACGTATGCCGTGGTGGAATCTCCCGACAGGCCCGGAGAGCTGAGTTCCTCTTACGACGGCCTGCATCCGGACGTGGCGGGTTACCGCCGCATCGGCGAAGCCCTCGCGGCAACACTCGAGGCCTGGGCGAAAAGTTCGCAGGCGGCGTCATGA
- a CDS encoding lipoate--protein ligase family protein — protein MNWLDLTLSSPSLNLALDEALLDQCEEGSSDEVLRFWEPREPFVVLGYSNKVLSEVNLSYCRENNIPVLRRTSGGGTVLQGPGCLNYSLVLASERRPETSNITRTNGFIMEKHRACLEALLGSPVRVRGHTDLAHGDLKFSGNAQRRKRNFLLFHGTFLLDFDLPLVEKTLSMPSRQPDYRKNRPHRDFVANVPLKRETVKEALKTCWGASERMKEIPEKLTAELDRMFSDPEFIHKF, from the coding sequence ATGAACTGGCTGGACCTGACACTTTCCTCTCCATCCCTGAATCTCGCCCTGGACGAAGCACTTCTGGACCAGTGCGAAGAAGGCTCTTCCGACGAGGTCCTGCGGTTCTGGGAACCGCGGGAACCCTTCGTGGTCCTGGGGTATTCTAACAAAGTCCTTTCGGAAGTAAATCTTTCTTATTGCCGGGAAAACAACATCCCGGTCCTGCGCCGGACCAGCGGCGGCGGCACAGTCCTGCAGGGGCCCGGCTGCCTGAATTATTCCCTGGTGCTGGCTTCGGAACGCCGGCCCGAAACTTCCAACATCACCCGGACCAACGGCTTCATCATGGAAAAACACCGCGCCTGCCTGGAAGCACTGCTCGGATCGCCCGTCCGCGTGCGCGGGCATACGGACCTGGCCCACGGTGATCTGAAATTTTCAGGCAATGCCCAGCGGCGGAAACGGAATTTTCTTTTGTTCCACGGCACGTTCCTGCTCGACTTCGACCTGCCGCTCGTCGAAAAAACCCTGTCCATGCCGTCCCGTCAGCCGGATTACCGCAAAAACAGGCCGCACCGCGACTTCGTGGCCAATGTCCCGCTGAAAAGGGAGACGGTGAAGGAAGCGCTCAAAACCTGCTGGGGCGCGTCGGAACGCATGAAGGAAATCCCCGAGAAACTCACGGCGGAACTCGACCGGATGTTTTCCGATCCGGAATTCATCCATAAGTTCTAG
- a CDS encoding 2-oxo acid dehydrogenase subunit E2 has product MEIRVPKLGETAESGSVINILVKEGDKVKKNQTVLELENEKAVAPIPATESGVVTKVHVKVGDKVSVGQAILSISENGSASAEKPAEKPAAAPASKTQAPVQAAPVPSQGPVQPGAYQYVSSSGFAPPAAPSIRKMASELGIDLGRVRGSERGGRIILQDVANYIRYLQSVVFSGGAAPAGAAQAPKPVAESIDFSKWGPVTKKPLTSLRKKIAEKMQESWTTIPHVTQNDEADVTAVMALVKKYAPDYEKKGVKLTLTAVILKACTVALKKFPGFNASLDEAAGELVLKNYYHVGVAVDTEQGLIVPVLRDVDKKDLLRISKELGELAEKTRQRKVGMDDLKGGTFTVSNLGGIGGQHFTPIINKPEVAILGVSRGMAKAVVIDKKIEQRVLMPLSLSYDHRVVDGADGARFIRELVQAIEKFPEDELRLGKTSLAEPASAKKDSKSAPAPVKKGKK; this is encoded by the coding sequence ATGGAAATCAGAGTACCCAAGCTTGGTGAGACCGCGGAATCCGGGTCCGTCATTAACATTTTGGTCAAAGAGGGCGACAAGGTTAAGAAAAACCAGACCGTACTCGAGCTGGAAAACGAGAAAGCGGTTGCCCCGATTCCCGCCACGGAATCCGGCGTGGTCACCAAAGTCCACGTGAAGGTCGGCGACAAAGTCAGCGTGGGCCAGGCCATCCTTTCGATTTCCGAAAACGGCAGCGCGTCCGCAGAAAAACCCGCGGAAAAACCCGCGGCGGCTCCCGCGTCCAAGACGCAGGCACCCGTCCAGGCAGCCCCGGTCCCTTCGCAGGGTCCGGTCCAGCCCGGTGCTTATCAGTACGTTTCTTCCAGCGGTTTCGCGCCTCCGGCCGCGCCTTCCATCCGCAAAATGGCTAGCGAGCTCGGCATTGACCTCGGCCGCGTGCGCGGCTCCGAACGCGGCGGCCGCATCATTCTGCAGGACGTGGCCAATTACATTCGCTATCTCCAGTCCGTGGTTTTTTCCGGCGGCGCTGCTCCCGCGGGAGCGGCCCAGGCCCCCAAGCCCGTGGCGGAAAGCATCGACTTCTCCAAGTGGGGCCCGGTCACCAAGAAGCCGCTCACGTCGCTCCGCAAGAAGATCGCGGAGAAGATGCAGGAATCCTGGACCACGATCCCGCACGTCACGCAAAACGACGAAGCGGACGTCACGGCCGTCATGGCGCTCGTGAAGAAGTACGCGCCCGACTACGAGAAAAAAGGCGTGAAACTCACGCTGACCGCCGTCATCCTGAAGGCCTGCACGGTCGCGCTCAAAAAGTTTCCGGGCTTCAACGCCAGCCTCGACGAGGCGGCAGGCGAGCTCGTCCTCAAAAATTATTATCACGTCGGCGTTGCCGTGGATACGGAGCAGGGGCTCATCGTCCCGGTGCTGCGTGACGTGGACAAGAAAGACCTGCTTCGCATTTCCAAAGAGCTCGGCGAGCTCGCGGAAAAGACGCGCCAGCGCAAGGTCGGCATGGATGACCTGAAAGGCGGCACGTTCACGGTGTCGAATCTCGGCGGCATCGGCGGCCAGCACTTCACGCCGATCATCAACAAGCCCGAGGTCGCGATCCTGGGCGTTTCGCGCGGCATGGCCAAAGCCGTCGTGATCGACAAGAAAATTGAGCAGCGCGTCCTGATGCCGCTCTCGCTCTCCTATGATCACCGCGTGGTGGACGGCGCCGACGGCGCGCGCTTCATCCGCGAGCTGGTTCAGGCGATCGAAAAGTTTCCGGAAGACGAATTGCGGCTGGGAAAGACGTCCCTTGCCGAGCCCGCTTCCGCCAAAAAAGATTCCAAGAGCGCCCCGGCGCCGGTGAAGAAAGGAAAGAAATGA
- a CDS encoding TM0106 family RecB-like putative nuclease, whose protein sequence is MSKDPLISPSQLLRSNICLHAYALDCHGDRSQKRQESLAEKSVKQEGLAFQEAIVRNLPGVKLQESTYADMAQGAALTRQWMTEGSPWISQGVLTREDLCGIPDLLKKIPGRSALGPYSYQPVEIKSHRALSLQDRLQLFFYAHLLEPMLGHRPPSGVVISPDGVQRDVPFSPHLEKYFFDLLGQMKQVRNGELETEPVRCSGCARCLWSDVCLSVWEETGHISLLSGVGLTMSRKLAQEGISTCAQVAACDEAVLSEITGIPHKSAQRMVQAARARVENRPFVIQEPSFAPGGTHYFYDIETLDDIVFCHGVVRVRNGKAEERSFFARSPQEEKKIWHELLDFFAEEKSETIYCWTFYERYFVESSWKKFQGNRKGYENLIRGLKDQCAFVRDHFALPCRGYSIKVVAPYFGFEWQGEDANGMNCVAWYKRWLETGGEEWRERVVQYNLDDVRAMVHVDRKLRVLFAE, encoded by the coding sequence ATGAGTAAAGACCCGCTCATCAGCCCCAGCCAGCTGCTGCGCAGCAACATCTGCCTGCACGCCTATGCTCTCGACTGCCACGGTGACCGGTCGCAGAAGCGGCAGGAATCCCTCGCGGAAAAAAGCGTCAAGCAGGAAGGGCTCGCGTTCCAGGAAGCCATCGTGCGCAATCTCCCGGGAGTGAAGCTGCAGGAAAGTACTTACGCGGACATGGCGCAGGGCGCGGCGCTCACGCGGCAATGGATGACGGAAGGCTCGCCCTGGATCTCGCAGGGCGTGCTCACGCGCGAAGACCTGTGCGGCATTCCGGACCTTTTGAAAAAAATCCCCGGGCGTTCGGCGCTCGGACCTTATTCCTACCAGCCCGTCGAAATCAAAAGCCATCGTGCACTCAGCCTGCAGGACAGGCTCCAGCTTTTTTTCTACGCGCACCTGCTCGAGCCCATGCTTGGGCACAGGCCTCCCTCAGGCGTCGTGATTTCGCCCGACGGCGTGCAGCGCGATGTTCCTTTCTCGCCCCATCTGGAAAAATATTTTTTCGACCTGCTTGGCCAGATGAAACAGGTTCGGAACGGGGAATTGGAGACCGAACCCGTCCGGTGTTCCGGATGCGCGCGCTGCCTTTGGTCGGACGTGTGCCTTTCCGTGTGGGAAGAGACCGGGCACATTTCCCTGTTGTCAGGCGTGGGGCTCACCATGTCGCGCAAGCTCGCGCAGGAAGGCATTTCCACCTGCGCGCAGGTCGCGGCCTGCGACGAAGCCGTGCTGTCGGAAATCACGGGTATCCCGCACAAAAGCGCGCAGCGCATGGTGCAGGCGGCGCGCGCACGCGTCGAAAACCGGCCGTTCGTCATTCAGGAACCGTCTTTCGCGCCGGGCGGCACGCATTATTTCTACGACATCGAAACGCTCGACGACATCGTCTTCTGCCACGGCGTCGTGCGCGTGCGGAACGGCAAGGCCGAGGAACGGTCCTTTTTCGCCCGCTCCCCGCAGGAGGAAAAAAAGATCTGGCACGAGCTGCTGGATTTTTTTGCGGAAGAGAAATCGGAAACCATCTACTGCTGGACTTTTTACGAGCGCTACTTCGTGGAATCCTCCTGGAAAAAATTCCAAGGCAACCGCAAAGGCTACGAGAACCTGATCCGCGGCCTGAAAGACCAGTGCGCGTTCGTGCGCGATCATTTCGCGCTGCCGTGCCGCGGCTACTCCATCAAGGTCGTGGCCCCGTATTTCGGATTCGAGTGGCAGGGGGAGGATGCGAACGGCATGAACTGCGTGGCCTGGTACAAGCGCTGGCTGGAAACCGGCGGCGAAGAGTGGCGCGAGCGCGTGGTGCAGTACAACCTCGACGACGTGCGCGCCATGGTGCACGTGGACCGCAAGCTTCGCGTGCTGTTCGCGGAGTAG
- a CDS encoding AsmA family protein, with translation MKKILLVLGVLFLVLVVGLVAFVATFNVDHYRPLLVNRLSEITGEPVEIQKITLGWSNGAALAIKGVRVFDGPQQGATPFILADEASAEVDLNSLLHGRVEVSAVRLEKPFVRLVRNPDGTIKGLEKLMSGEAKATRKETNAALALAFFMKKAVIEDATIIFRDEGAAKPAEYSLEQIDVLLSDVALERSVPLQASARLYSGEDNVQLNASLKYSLSNRTFTVEGARLSLDLAKIDPSRLAKVLPDFDPAGFPKLRGRVNAVLDNLTAAAGQEPVFSPVKITLEEGYAQMPDLPALENLRAEAQATPDVLTLGSLGADFAGGKIAASGEVRGLKGQPQSQLRASLTGLDLTKVAPVRNADAEPWPSGILGVTLELQGSGLEKNSFLQTLAGQGQITLRDGTLHNVNVIRDVFQKLSILPGLLQRLKDRLPPSYQERLERQDTRFAPVQTPFVFQNQQLHVPEIAVMSDEFALNGPLDASFDGMVASRLQLRIEPQLSEAMIRTVNELQYLTNGNGELELPVVIQGKLPQPKVMVDLQYIGSRLATAKTQELLGSLFQKKQPQTQQGQAPQQAASPAGGQQVSPTGELVGELLNSVFGGGKNSSSQPRS, from the coding sequence ATGAAAAAAATTCTTCTGGTTCTCGGCGTGCTTTTTCTCGTCCTCGTCGTGGGGCTTGTCGCCTTCGTCGCCACGTTCAACGTGGACCATTACCGGCCGCTCCTTGTTAACCGGCTTTCGGAAATCACCGGCGAACCTGTCGAGATCCAGAAGATCACGCTCGGCTGGAGCAACGGAGCGGCGCTCGCGATCAAGGGCGTGCGGGTTTTCGACGGGCCTCAGCAGGGCGCAACGCCTTTCATCCTCGCCGACGAAGCCAGCGCTGAAGTCGATTTGAATTCGCTCCTGCATGGCCGCGTCGAGGTTTCGGCCGTGAGGCTGGAAAAACCGTTTGTTAGGCTCGTGCGCAATCCCGACGGCACGATCAAAGGCCTCGAAAAGCTGATGTCGGGGGAAGCCAAGGCCACGCGCAAGGAAACCAATGCGGCGCTCGCGCTTGCATTTTTCATGAAGAAGGCGGTCATCGAAGACGCCACGATTATTTTCCGTGACGAAGGCGCGGCCAAGCCTGCCGAATACAGCCTCGAGCAAATCGATGTGCTGCTGTCGGACGTGGCGCTGGAACGTTCGGTGCCGCTCCAGGCGTCGGCCCGGCTTTACAGCGGCGAAGATAATGTGCAGCTGAACGCCTCGCTGAAATATTCGCTTTCCAACCGGACATTTACCGTGGAAGGCGCGCGTCTTTCCCTCGACCTTGCGAAGATCGATCCCTCGCGTCTCGCGAAGGTCCTGCCGGATTTCGATCCCGCGGGTTTTCCGAAACTCCGCGGGCGCGTGAACGCGGTGCTCGACAATCTTACGGCCGCGGCGGGTCAGGAACCGGTTTTTTCTCCTGTGAAGATCACGCTCGAAGAAGGCTACGCGCAGATGCCCGATCTCCCCGCGCTGGAAAACCTGCGGGCGGAAGCGCAGGCCACGCCGGACGTCTTGACGCTGGGAAGCCTTGGCGCGGATTTCGCGGGCGGCAAGATCGCGGCTTCCGGAGAAGTCCGCGGCTTGAAAGGCCAGCCTCAGTCGCAGCTGCGCGCCTCGCTGACGGGGCTTGATTTGACGAAAGTGGCGCCGGTGCGGAACGCGGACGCCGAGCCGTGGCCTTCCGGGATTCTCGGAGTGACGCTCGAACTCCAGGGCTCGGGCCTGGAGAAGAATTCGTTCCTGCAGACGCTTGCGGGCCAGGGGCAGATCACGCTGCGCGATGGGACCCTGCACAACGTGAACGTGATCCGGGACGTGTTCCAGAAGCTGTCCATCCTTCCGGGCCTTTTGCAGCGCCTCAAGGACCGCCTGCCGCCGTCCTACCAGGAAAGATTGGAAAGGCAGGACACGCGATTTGCTCCGGTCCAGACGCCTTTTGTTTTTCAAAACCAGCAGCTGCATGTCCCTGAAATCGCGGTGATGTCCGACGAATTCGCTTTGAACGGGCCGCTGGACGCGTCCTTTGACGGCATGGTGGCCAGCCGGCTTCAATTGCGCATCGAGCCCCAGCTTTCGGAAGCCATGATCCGCACCGTGAACGAGCTTCAATATCTCACCAACGGGAACGGCGAACTCGAACTGCCGGTCGTGATCCAGGGCAAATTGCCCCAGCCGAAAGTCATGGTGGATTTGCAATACATCGGCTCCCGCCTTGCGACCGCCAAAACGCAGGAACTCCTCGGAAGCCTCTTCCAGAAAAAACAGCCGCAGACCCAGCAGGGTCAGGCGCCGCAGCAGGCCGCGAGTCCGGCCGGGGGACAACAGGTTTCGCCCACGGGCGAGCTTGTCGGCGAGCTTTTGAATTCGGTCTTCGGGGGCGGGAAGAACTCTTCCTCGCAGCCCCGGTCTTGA